GCCCACCGCGCCGGAACCGGAAGATCGGACCCCATGACCATCCGTGTACTGCTCGCCGACGACCAGGCCCTGCTGCGGGCCACCTTCCGGATCCTCATCGACTCCTGCGACGACATGGAGGTGGTCGCCGAGGCCGCCGACGGCAAGGAAGCCGTCGCCCTCGCCCGCATCCACCGTCCCGACCTGGTCCTGATGGACATCCGGATGCCGGGCACCGACGGCCTCGCCGCCACCTCCGCCATCTGCGCCGACCCGGACCTCGCGGACACCCGGGTGCTGATCCTGACCACGTTCGAGATCGACGAGTACGTGGCCGAGGCGCTGCGGGCCGGGGCGAGCGGCTTCCTCGGCAAGGACGTCACCGCGGACGCGCTGCTGGCGGGCGTGCGGACGGTGGCGGCGGGCGATTCCCTGCTCTCCCCGCTCGCCACCCGCACCGTGATCACCCGCTTCCTGGCCGCTCCGGCGAAGGGCGTCCGGCCGGCGGACCTGGCGCGGCTGACCGCCCGGGAGCGCGAGGTGATGGCGTGGGTGGCCGAGGGGCACTCCAACGAGGAGATCGCCGGGAAGCTGGTCGTCAGTCCGCTGACCGTACGTATCCATGTGCACCGGGCCATGACGAAGCTGGGCGCCCGGGACCGCGCCCAGCTCGTCGTCATCGCCTACCAGTCGGGGCTGGTGCAGGCCGCGCCGCGCGGCTGACTCAGCCGCCGGCGAGGGTGTCCAGCCACTGCTGGAGCAGGGCCGACTCCGCCGCGGTGAAGGTCTGCGGCGGGTCGGCGCGCAGCCGGGCCCCGAGCGTGGCGGCGGCGACGGGCACCCCGCCCTCCGGCCCCGGCGCGGTGGCACGGGTCACCGAGTCGATCACCGCGTCGCGCAGCCGTGCCGAGAAGCCCGGGTCCGGGTACTGCTCCGGCCTGGTGAGCATCGACAGGGCCGCCCCGACGTTGGCCGACATGATCACCTGCGTCGCCAC
This DNA window, taken from Streptomyces sp. NBC_00663, encodes the following:
- a CDS encoding response regulator transcription factor, with product MTIRVLLADDQALLRATFRILIDSCDDMEVVAEAADGKEAVALARIHRPDLVLMDIRMPGTDGLAATSAICADPDLADTRVLILTTFEIDEYVAEALRAGASGFLGKDVTADALLAGVRTVAAGDSLLSPLATRTVITRFLAAPAKGVRPADLARLTAREREVMAWVAEGHSNEEIAGKLVVSPLTVRIHVHRAMTKLGARDRAQLVVIAYQSGLVQAAPRG